From a region of the Methanolobus tindarius DSM 2278 genome:
- a CDS encoding helix-turn-helix domain-containing protein has translation MASSIPEMLRAECKCEDMAKCVLGLKELDISTYKALLENGPMTAEKLGELLGRERSTAYRSLQNLISAGLVYRETKSISIGGYYYEYVGIEPVVVKEMIRKNIDQWYEKMNDLIENFDKELLS, from the coding sequence ATGGCAAGTTCTATACCTGAAATGCTGAGAGCGGAATGTAAATGCGAAGATATGGCAAAGTGTGTTCTCGGTTTGAAAGAGCTTGACATCAGTACCTACAAAGCTCTTCTTGAAAACGGACCAATGACCGCAGAAAAACTCGGGGAACTTCTTGGTCGTGAGCGTAGCACAGCATATCGTTCATTGCAAAACCTGATATCAGCAGGTCTTGTTTACAGGGAAACTAAATCCATATCTATTGGTGGATATTATTATGAATATGTGGGCATCGAACCGGTTGTTGTAAAAGAAATGATCCGCAAGAATATAGACCAGTGGTACGAGAAAATGAATGACCTTATTGAGAACTTTGATAAGGAACTGCTTTCCTGA
- a CDS encoding sensor histidine kinase encodes MRDADKNKEQLIKELQELRIKYEDTFSKHEPSCGTINESIKNDLIETEENYKQLLSSISSIIWKADIDKDEFKNLYISPVADTIFGLEPDTINNNWEIFLSFIHPDDADTLHEKILNGIKKGSLKINFEFRAKRKDGTNLWFYCTCTIIKKNDVAQVFGNTVDITERKRIEQELKNKSNELSQIVNSFPVPMFVINKDHEVTYWNKACEKATAISAKRMIGTKDPWLAFYPKKRPVMADMIVDRNMESIIDLYEEKSLKDSFIEGGYEAVDFFPLLNKWLYFTAAPLKDMDRNIIGAIETLQDKTIEKQAEDALISAKMLAENASRTKSEFLSNVSHELRTPLSLILGYSDLLLEENELMDEQQAKFAGIIKSGGSRLLDMINSLIYISEIEDGKMELEISDFSLPEMVYDIQKVARSIAIKKNVKLDFTLDPAVRTIYADKSKLKIIFHHLITNAIKFTPEQGRIWVDIRHENGSALLIDVKDNGIGISEDDKAKLFDTFVQLDGSPTRRYGGSGLGLALVKKLVEIHKGSIWIESEPGKGSTFHLVIPAQNEIIKRTNVLLHPTVV; translated from the coding sequence ATGAGAGATGCAGACAAGAACAAAGAGCAGTTAATTAAGGAACTGCAAGAACTCAGAATTAAATATGAGGACACTTTTAGTAAGCATGAGCCTTCATGCGGCACCATAAATGAGAGTATAAAAAATGATCTCATTGAAACTGAAGAGAATTACAAGCAATTACTTTCATCGATATCAAGCATAATCTGGAAAGCAGATATAGATAAAGATGAATTTAAAAACTTATATATTTCTCCGGTTGCTGACACAATTTTTGGACTTGAACCCGATACGATTAACAACAATTGGGAAATATTTCTTTCTTTTATCCATCCGGATGATGCTGATACCTTACATGAAAAAATACTAAATGGCATCAAAAAAGGTTCCCTTAAAATCAATTTTGAATTTAGGGCAAAGCGAAAAGATGGGACAAATCTATGGTTCTATTGTACCTGTACCATCATTAAAAAGAATGATGTAGCCCAGGTTTTTGGAAATACTGTTGATATTACCGAACGTAAAAGAATAGAGCAGGAATTAAAGAATAAGAGCAATGAGCTCAGCCAGATAGTGAACAGCTTCCCCGTACCGATGTTTGTTATTAATAAAGATCATGAAGTTACATACTGGAATAAAGCATGCGAAAAAGCAACTGCCATATCAGCCAAAAGAATGATTGGAACAAAAGATCCGTGGCTGGCATTCTATCCAAAGAAAAGACCGGTCATGGCTGATATGATAGTTGACAGGAATATGGAAAGTATCATTGATTTATATGAAGAAAAGAGTCTTAAAGACTCATTCATAGAAGGAGGATACGAAGCTGTAGACTTCTTCCCGCTTTTAAACAAATGGCTCTATTTCACTGCTGCTCCACTGAAGGACATGGACAGGAACATAATAGGAGCCATTGAGACTTTACAGGATAAAACTATTGAAAAGCAAGCAGAGGATGCTCTTATATCTGCCAAGATGCTTGCAGAAAATGCCTCACGTACAAAAAGTGAGTTCCTTTCCAACGTAAGCCATGAATTAAGGACACCACTGAGTCTTATTTTAGGATATTCTGACCTGTTACTTGAAGAGAATGAATTGATGGACGAGCAACAGGCAAAGTTTGCCGGAATAATCAAATCAGGTGGATCAAGACTTCTTGACATGATCAACTCCTTGATATACATTTCAGAAATTGAAGATGGAAAAATGGAACTTGAGATAAGTGACTTCTCCCTGCCGGAAATGGTTTACGACATACAGAAAGTTGCAAGATCCATTGCAATCAAGAAAAACGTAAAACTTGATTTTACACTGGATCCTGCTGTCAGAACAATATACGCGGATAAATCCAAACTAAAGATAATATTCCATCACCTGATTACAAATGCCATAAAATTCACACCAGAACAGGGAAGAATATGGGTGGATATAAGGCATGAAAACGGAAGTGCACTTCTTATTGACGTAAAAGATAACGGAATTGGAATTTCTGAAGATGACAAGGCAAAACTCTTTGATACTTTTGTCCAGCTTGATGGTTCTCCGACCCGCAGATACGGAGGAAGCGGACTGGGCCTTGCCCTTGTGAAGAAACTGGTGGAGATCCATAAAGGAAGCATCTGGATTGAGAGTGAACCCGGAAAGGGAAGCACTTTCCATCTGGTAATTCCTGCGCAGAATGAGATAATAAAGAGAACTAATGTGTTACTACATCCAACGGTAGTCTAA
- a CDS encoding cohesin domain-containing protein produces MTGKTLNLFGIILVACVICLCGVVSAATSVSVLPSVETVAPGEEFTLDVYIKPDTLVAGVQFDLNYDCSLVSIGSIEEGDFLSSTDSPVMFNPGNIDNDEGVTTEIYGTLIMGDGTSDEGTFCTIKLKASEETGTCQIRIENIILGDNQGDEIDAVTYDALISISEEEISDRDNDNEEGTELNIIDREDDNVDSPVGEGTVQTAEEKTTLQSIQDTAESTETQQTSAPEAESSTSNISILTVAAITFLALAYVLDRKRK; encoded by the coding sequence ATGACAGGTAAAACGCTCAATCTCTTTGGGATTATTCTGGTAGCATGTGTAATCTGCCTCTGCGGAGTTGTAAGCGCTGCTACCAGTGTCAGTGTACTTCCATCAGTGGAGACTGTAGCCCCCGGAGAAGAGTTTACACTTGATGTATATATCAAGCCTGATACACTGGTTGCAGGTGTCCAGTTTGATCTGAACTATGACTGTTCACTCGTATCCATAGGGAGTATTGAAGAAGGAGATTTCCTTTCAAGCACGGACTCACCAGTGATGTTCAACCCCGGAAACATTGACAATGATGAGGGAGTTACCACTGAAATTTATGGTACCCTTATTATGGGCGATGGTACATCGGATGAAGGCACTTTCTGTACCATAAAACTGAAAGCATCCGAAGAGACGGGAACCTGTCAAATCAGAATCGAAAATATCATTTTAGGGGACAACCAAGGTGATGAGATAGATGCGGTCACCTATGATGCACTCATAAGTATCAGTGAAGAAGAAATTTCTGACAGAGATAACGACAACGAAGAAGGTACTGAGTTAAACATAATTGACAGAGAGGATGACAATGTAGATTCCCCTGTAGGTGAGGGAACTGTTCAGACTGCTGAAGAAAAAACAACACTTCAGAGTATTCAGGACACAGCAGAAAGCACTGAAACTCAGCAGACTTCTGCACCTGAAGCTGAGAGCAGTACATCAAACATCAGTATACTTACAGTTGCAGCAATTACATTTCTGGCCCTGGCATATGTCCTTGACAGAAAAAGAAAATAA
- a CDS encoding PAS domain-containing sensor histidine kinase, with translation MVLENVNVPEDCKPGKSDENPDDLDLKKITDAAFEYAPNLMLVIGDNYRIEKINKAGAALIGRDPSSVLGMQGGDIFSCVNSVRGNGCGNTPECSRCSIRNIVIDTLETGKDHRHVEGNMDILLPDETITRRDFFVSTVYVPLETGSKVILYLDDISESKNTEKTLKEIEERFKVLYENMPGGTLIIGKDYIIEDVNQRTCEITGYKREELIGQLCDIVCPKGSLSKKCPIWVDGLEGFQGMDTAIKCKNGTKTPILKNSKRIFIEGNQFILENFQDISERKSAEEAIINSKIMAEEANRTKSEFLATMSHELRTPLNAVIGYSDLLLDESYGDLNDQQKRSLGHISHSGKHLLKLINDILDISKVESGKMEIHYETFSVEEKFGNVFNIVSPFARKKNIEISISIEPKTLSLTADRVRFKQILFNLASNAIKFTPDGGHVMLKACLKGDMAEFSVIDDGIGIAPDDLKKLFMPFQQIDSTISRKYDGTGLGLSLVKRFVDMHGGDVSVESEPGKGSVFSFRLPLDVVTH, from the coding sequence ATGGTTCTGGAAAATGTTAATGTTCCTGAGGATTGTAAACCAGGAAAATCAGATGAAAATCCTGATGATTTGGATCTTAAAAAGATAACAGATGCTGCTTTTGAGTATGCACCTAATTTGATGCTGGTCATAGGTGATAATTATCGTATTGAAAAAATTAACAAGGCAGGCGCTGCATTAATAGGCCGCGATCCTTCATCAGTATTGGGTATGCAGGGTGGTGACATTTTTTCATGTGTGAACTCTGTTCGTGGCAATGGATGTGGAAATACTCCCGAATGTTCACGTTGCTCTATCCGAAATATTGTTATCGATACTTTAGAGACTGGTAAAGACCATCGTCATGTTGAAGGTAATATGGATATTCTTCTGCCTGATGAAACTATTACCAGAAGAGATTTTTTTGTGTCAACAGTTTATGTTCCCCTTGAAACGGGAAGTAAAGTAATTCTTTATCTTGACGATATCAGCGAGAGTAAAAATACAGAGAAAACCCTTAAGGAAATAGAAGAACGCTTCAAAGTATTATATGAAAACATGCCTGGCGGAACTCTCATTATAGGAAAGGATTATATTATCGAGGATGTGAACCAGCGTACCTGCGAAATAACAGGATACAAAAGAGAGGAATTAATAGGGCAACTATGTGATATAGTCTGTCCCAAAGGTTCTTTGTCCAAAAAATGTCCCATATGGGTAGATGGTCTTGAAGGTTTCCAGGGAATGGATACTGCTATAAAATGCAAAAATGGTACCAAAACTCCGATCCTTAAAAACTCAAAAAGAATTTTCATCGAAGGGAACCAGTTTATCCTTGAAAACTTCCAGGATATTTCCGAACGTAAATCTGCTGAAGAGGCTATAATTAATTCTAAGATTATGGCTGAAGAGGCCAACAGGACAAAGAGTGAATTCCTTGCAACCATGAGCCATGAACTGCGTACGCCTCTTAACGCTGTCATCGGTTACTCCGATCTTCTGCTTGATGAATCATACGGTGATCTGAACGACCAGCAGAAGCGGTCCCTTGGTCATATATCCCATAGCGGTAAACATCTTTTAAAGCTTATCAATGATATTCTTGACATTTCAAAAGTAGAATCCGGAAAAATGGAAATACATTATGAGACATTCTCTGTGGAAGAGAAATTTGGCAATGTCTTTAACATAGTTTCCCCATTTGCAAGAAAAAAGAATATTGAAATCAGCATTTCCATTGAGCCAAAGACACTATCTCTTACAGCCGACAGGGTTCGTTTTAAGCAAATACTATTCAATCTTGCAAGTAACGCCATTAAGTTTACTCCTGATGGCGGCCATGTTATGTTGAAAGCATGCCTTAAAGGAGACATGGCTGAGTTCTCGGTAATAGATGACGGGATAGGTATTGCACCGGATGATCTGAAGAAACTTTTCATGCCTTTCCAGCAGATTGACTCTACGATATCAAGAAAATATGATGGAACTGGGCTTGGACTTTCACTTGTAAAAAGATTTGTTGATATGCACGGCGGTGATGTTTCTGTGGAAAGTGAACCTGGAAAAGGTAGTGTATTTTCTTTTAGACTACCGTTGGATGTAGTAACACATTAG
- a CDS encoding RAD55 family ATPase, whose protein sequence is MTDADPSERVSSGITGLDEMLRGGFFKGTANVVSGDSGTGKTIFGTQFIVEGAKNGEKVMCIITSEESKSIVKEMKTSFGWNLEEYVEQGLLTFVDITDPSLRLQKSVEIAPSELIKSFKKLIESKIEDIQPTRIFIDSVEALFLAIESNYKLRTLIDDVFSIFRKHNVTSVITVGAMFGLDEMVEYGADSVVKLGRIMAGNNLQRSIYVMKMRGSGTINEVRVLSISDSGMAVLAQSPYLE, encoded by the coding sequence ATGACAGATGCCGATCCATCAGAAAGAGTGAGTTCCGGTATTACCGGACTGGATGAAATGTTACGCGGAGGATTCTTTAAAGGAACTGCAAATGTCGTATCAGGTGATTCTGGTACAGGTAAAACGATATTTGGAACACAGTTCATTGTAGAGGGAGCAAAGAATGGTGAAAAGGTAATGTGCATCATCACCTCTGAAGAATCTAAATCTATTGTAAAAGAAATGAAAACATCATTTGGATGGAATCTTGAAGAATATGTTGAACAAGGACTTTTGACCTTTGTAGACATCACTGACCCAAGTCTTCGTCTCCAGAAGAGTGTTGAAATTGCACCATCTGAGCTAATCAAAAGCTTCAAGAAACTTATTGAAAGCAAGATTGAAGATATTCAGCCAACTCGTATCTTCATAGATTCAGTTGAAGCACTTTTCCTTGCAATCGAATCAAATTATAAGTTAAGAACCCTTATTGATGACGTGTTCAGCATATTCCGCAAGCACAATGTTACTTCTGTAATTACAGTCGGAGCAATGTTCGGGCTTGATGAAATGGTAGAATACGGTGCTGATTCTGTTGTAAAACTGGGACGTATCATGGCAGGAAACAACCTTCAACGTTCAATCTATGTTATGAAGATGAGAGGATCCGGCACAATTAACGAGGTCCGTGTACTCAGCATCTCAGACAGTGGCATGGCAGTTCTGGCCCAGTCCCCATATCTGGAATAA
- a CDS encoding ABC transporter permease, giving the protein MDIVYTIWLRSVKRYIRSKSRLIGSLGMPLFLFLVLGFGLNSVVVMPGMEQGYIGFIMPGIISMSVLFTSVFAGIQIIWDKQFGFLKETLVAPVSRFEIMLGQTVGGATTAVIQGLIILVLSLFMGLEISNIPGFIVAIIFMTLIGLAFTAFGIAIASRMEDMHGFQLIMNFVIFPIFGLSGALFPIDSLPEWVKSLTLLDPLTYGVEGIRYGLLGTSQIDPAVSFGVLSGFTVLMVVVGSYLFRKISI; this is encoded by the coding sequence ATGGATATCGTTTATACTATATGGCTCAGGAGCGTAAAACGTTATATTCGTTCAAAAAGCAGACTAATTGGCAGTCTTGGTATGCCGCTATTCCTCTTCCTTGTACTTGGATTCGGTCTGAATTCTGTTGTTGTCATGCCTGGAATGGAGCAGGGCTACATTGGCTTTATCATGCCGGGTATAATTTCCATGAGTGTTCTTTTCACATCTGTCTTTGCAGGCATACAAATAATATGGGACAAGCAGTTCGGTTTCCTTAAAGAAACTCTTGTGGCACCTGTGTCAAGATTTGAAATAATGCTCGGTCAGACAGTGGGAGGAGCTACAACAGCCGTAATTCAGGGTCTTATTATTCTTGTACTCTCACTTTTCATGGGACTGGAAATCAGTAATATTCCCGGATTTATTGTGGCAATAATTTTCATGACATTAATTGGTCTTGCTTTTACAGCTTTTGGAATTGCAATTGCCTCAAGAATGGAGGATATGCATGGATTCCAGCTTATCATGAACTTTGTTATCTTCCCTATATTTGGCCTGTCAGGTGCCTTATTCCCAATAGACAGCCTGCCGGAATGGGTAAAGTCACTTACACTACTGGATCCTCTTACATATGGTGTAGAAGGTATAAGGTATGGTCTTCTTGGAACCTCCCAGATTGATCCTGCTGTAAGTTTTGGGGTTCTTTCAGGATTCACTGTTCTTATGGTTGTAGTGGGTTCCTATCTGTTCAGGAAGATCAGTATCTGA
- a CDS encoding archaellin/type IV pilin N-terminal domain-containing protein, which translates to MRQLPIFKKFISYTNAQIGIGTLIIFIAMVLVAAVAAAVLITTSGVLQQEAQYTGREATKEVSSNLMIQKVEGFRSKNSSTDMANSIDLLKITLGLRAASEPVDLSALVISITDGYQTNNVIYAGNRNSLAPRADFDGNMSGFSTDKDVNLYKLVTENTTIGNTEINVTYTNAKYYFTVDTIRDEDDSFSQSSPVITTGDFVVIYVATVSPTSVNTGYTTLYEMNVASSLQSSGLNLIPRASINLAMTPEAGASTNADFILPTTFGSYEAVQLYP; encoded by the coding sequence ATGCGACAACTACCCATATTTAAAAAGTTTATTTCATACACAAATGCCCAAATAGGAATTGGAACTCTTATTATATTTATTGCAATGGTTCTTGTTGCAGCAGTTGCCGCAGCAGTACTGATAACAACTTCAGGAGTTTTACAACAGGAAGCCCAATATACAGGAAGGGAAGCTACCAAAGAAGTTTCATCTAACCTTATGATACAGAAGGTTGAGGGGTTCCGGTCAAAGAACAGCAGTACGGATATGGCAAATTCGATCGATCTCCTCAAAATAACACTTGGATTAAGGGCTGCAAGCGAACCTGTTGATCTTTCTGCCCTTGTTATAAGTATTACAGACGGGTACCAGACAAATAATGTAATTTATGCGGGCAACAGGAATAGCCTCGCACCACGCGCAGATTTTGATGGAAATATGTCAGGCTTCAGCACAGATAAGGATGTAAACCTTTACAAACTTGTAACAGAGAACACAACCATAGGAAACACTGAAATAAATGTAACCTATACAAATGCAAAATACTATTTTACAGTTGACACAATCAGAGATGAAGATGACTCTTTTTCACAATCTTCACCCGTAATTACAACAGGAGATTTTGTAGTAATCTATGTAGCAACAGTATCCCCAACATCAGTCAACACAGGATACACAACACTCTATGAGATGAATGTTGCATCTTCATTGCAATCCTCAGGACTTAACCTGATTCCTCGCGCCTCAATAAATCTGGCAATGACACCAGAAGCAGGTGCTTCAACAAATGCAGACTTTATTCTCCCTACGACATTTGGAAGCTATGAAGCAGTGCAGCTTTACCCATAA
- the hmgA gene encoding hydroxymethylglutaryl-CoA reductase (NADPH), which translates to MTSRMDLNREKKELLEGVISGEISYHKLDSLTDKETAVMIRRFSLEELSGFDFDHIQNFSIDVESATKKNVENMIGVIQVPLGVAGPLKVNGEFASDEFRLPLATTEGALIASVNRGCSVITKSGGSNVRVFQDVMTRAPVFRLENVIKAKEFSDWLQDPDVLSRMKAKASETTRFGELVDVKPFVTGNSVYVRFSYDTKDAMGMNMVTIATDAVLNLIKDEFGAIPISLSGNMCVDKKPAAINNILGRGKTVVADVTIPAELVEKRLKCKPETMVEVNYRKNLLGSARAGSLGYNAHAANIIAAMYIACGQDPAHVVEGSSTITTMELTKYGDVYCSVTLPAMAIGTVGGGTNLGPQHECLRILGVNGSGTPPGSNAKKLAEIIASAVLAGEISLVGAQAAGHLAKAHAELGR; encoded by the coding sequence ATGACATCAAGAATGGATTTGAACAGGGAAAAAAAAGAGTTGCTTGAAGGGGTAATTTCCGGCGAGATTTCTTATCATAAACTTGACTCTCTTACTGACAAGGAAACGGCTGTTATGATCAGAAGGTTTTCTCTTGAGGAATTATCAGGATTTGATTTTGATCATATACAGAATTTTTCAATTGATGTCGAGAGTGCAACTAAGAAAAATGTAGAAAACATGATAGGTGTAATTCAGGTGCCTCTGGGTGTTGCGGGTCCACTTAAAGTAAATGGTGAGTTCGCCAGTGATGAATTCCGTCTTCCTCTGGCAACCACAGAAGGGGCACTTATTGCCAGTGTGAACAGGGGTTGCTCAGTTATTACAAAGTCCGGTGGTTCAAATGTCCGGGTATTTCAGGATGTAATGACTCGTGCTCCGGTTTTCAGACTTGAAAATGTTATCAAGGCAAAAGAGTTTTCAGACTGGTTGCAGGATCCTGATGTCCTGTCCCGTATGAAAGCAAAGGCATCTGAGACAACCCGCTTTGGTGAGTTAGTTGATGTAAAACCATTTGTGACCGGCAATTCGGTATATGTCCGTTTTTCCTATGACACAAAAGATGCCATGGGCATGAATATGGTTACCATTGCAACAGATGCGGTTCTTAATTTAATCAAGGATGAGTTTGGTGCAATTCCTATTTCCCTTTCGGGCAATATGTGTGTTGACAAGAAGCCTGCGGCAATAAACAATATTCTTGGGAGGGGAAAAACTGTCGTTGCCGATGTGACAATACCTGCCGAACTTGTGGAAAAGCGTCTGAAATGCAAACCTGAGACTATGGTAGAGGTAAATTACCGCAAGAACCTGCTTGGTTCAGCACGCGCAGGTTCCCTTGGATATAATGCTCATGCTGCTAACATCATAGCTGCAATGTACATTGCATGCGGTCAGGATCCTGCTCATGTGGTAGAAGGCAGTAGTACTATAACAACCATGGAACTGACAAAATATGGTGATGTCTACTGTTCAGTAACCCTTCCTGCAATGGCCATCGGCACTGTGGGAGGCGGCACTAATCTGGGACCTCAGCATGAATGCCTGAGAATTCTTGGTGTGAATGGCTCAGGTACGCCTCCCGGGTCTAATGCTAAAAAGCTTGCAGAGATAATTGCTTCTGCTGTGCTTGCCGGTGAGATATCACTTGTAGGTGCACAGGCCGCAGGTCATCTTGCAAAAGCCCATGCTGAACTTGGAAGATAA
- a CDS encoding DUF5591 domain-containing protein has translation MCLTIIPEDERSSLPLDTDEIIYHPDMIRANEWILTEYKAPVREFCIFVPCAKKKPYHESPSHKIFDKVIFEMLKPEQVHVVVFGTCGITPRELDTEYPFMDYQFMLGKCNVAKIKRDFIKMESQRLAEYLEKTRDNYRYRIAYCIGDFRKAMELAVEMSGVEVTIVPEEETINSHVQPGKKFIYGSLNQASYLQDFSDAIASYVGKELFRAVSETKISEEEEENTNVNDNDWYII, from the coding sequence CTGTGCTTGACAATAATACCAGAAGATGAACGGTCCAGTCTGCCGCTGGACACTGATGAAATTATCTATCATCCTGACATGATACGCGCAAATGAGTGGATACTGACTGAGTACAAAGCACCGGTCAGGGAGTTTTGTATCTTTGTTCCCTGCGCAAAAAAGAAACCATATCATGAAAGTCCTTCTCACAAGATATTCGATAAAGTCATATTCGAAATGCTGAAGCCGGAACAAGTCCATGTTGTGGTTTTTGGTACATGCGGCATAACCCCGCGTGAACTTGATACTGAATACCCTTTCATGGATTACCAGTTCATGCTCGGAAAATGTAATGTTGCCAAAATAAAAAGGGATTTTATCAAAATGGAAAGCCAGAGACTGGCAGAGTATCTTGAGAAGACCCGGGACAATTACAGGTACCGCATTGCTTATTGTATCGGTGATTTCAGAAAAGCAATGGAACTTGCAGTTGAGATGTCCGGTGTTGAAGTAACAATTGTTCCTGAAGAGGAAACAATTAACTCACATGTTCAGCCAGGTAAGAAATTCATTTACGGAAGTCTTAACCAGGCAAGCTACCTTCAGGACTTTTCTGATGCCATTGCATCATATGTGGGAAAAGAGTTATTCCGAGCTGTTTCCGAAACAAAAATCTCAGAGGAAGAAGAAGAAAACACCAATGTAAATGATAACGACTGGTATATCATTTAA
- a CDS encoding 3-isopropylmalate dehydratase large subunit, with amino-acid sequence MSTISEKIFSRASGKNAKANDFVIADVDFAMAHDGTSVLAVKSFKEMEEEKVWNPDKIIIPFDHLTPANTDTTAALHHEIREWIKEQKISNFYDVGEGICHQLLPENGFALPGKLVVGADSHSCTYGAFGAFGTGVGATDMSEIFASGKLWFKVPESLKITAEGNFKSGVYAKDLILKIIGTLGVAGATYKAAEFYGTAIDSMSMSGRMTLSNMAIEMGGKAGIIPPDKTTFDFLEGIASEEYEPVYASEDAVYSDEYTFNANELEPQIALPHQVDNVNDIGDIKPTKLDQAFIGTCTNGRLEDLEVAASILKGEKVAIRTLIVPASRNVLIEAVRKGIIETLLEAGAVIGSPGCGPCLGGHMGVIGKGETCISTANRNFKGRMGTGGFIYLASPATAAASALTGEITDPREI; translated from the coding sequence TTGAGCACTATAAGTGAGAAAATTTTTAGCCGTGCATCCGGCAAGAATGCGAAAGCAAACGATTTTGTTATCGCAGACGTGGATTTTGCCATGGCACATGACGGTACAAGTGTCCTTGCAGTTAAATCATTCAAGGAAATGGAAGAAGAAAAGGTCTGGAACCCTGATAAGATAATTATTCCCTTTGACCATTTGACACCTGCAAACACAGATACCACTGCTGCACTCCACCACGAGATCCGCGAATGGATAAAAGAGCAGAAAATAAGTAATTTCTATGATGTAGGAGAAGGAATCTGTCACCAGTTACTCCCTGAGAACGGATTTGCCCTCCCTGGAAAACTTGTAGTAGGTGCAGATTCACACTCATGTACCTACGGCGCATTCGGAGCCTTTGGAACCGGTGTAGGTGCCACAGACATGTCAGAGATATTTGCATCAGGAAAACTCTGGTTCAAGGTTCCTGAAAGCTTAAAAATAACAGCTGAGGGCAATTTTAAAAGCGGAGTCTATGCAAAGGATCTTATCCTGAAAATAATAGGCACACTGGGTGTTGCAGGTGCTACTTACAAAGCTGCTGAATTCTACGGAACTGCAATTGATTCAATGTCCATGTCAGGACGTATGACACTCAGCAATATGGCCATAGAGATGGGCGGTAAAGCCGGAATTATACCACCGGACAAAACGACATTTGACTTCCTTGAAGGAATAGCATCTGAAGAATATGAGCCTGTTTATGCTAGTGAAGATGCTGTATACTCGGATGAATACACCTTCAATGCAAATGAACTTGAACCTCAAATTGCATTACCACACCAGGTTGACAACGTCAATGACATAGGTGACATAAAGCCGACAAAACTTGACCAGGCATTCATAGGTACCTGTACCAACGGCAGGCTGGAAGATCTTGAAGTTGCCGCATCCATCCTTAAAGGAGAAAAGGTAGCCATACGTACACTCATTGTACCCGCGTCCCGCAATGTGCTGATAGAAGCTGTCAGAAAGGGTATTATTGAGACCCTGCTGGAAGCAGGAGCTGTGATTGGTTCTCCAGGATGCGGGCCTTGTCTTGGAGGACACATGGGAGTTATCGGCAAAGGTGAAACCTGCATATCTACAGCCAACAGGAACTTTAAGGGAAGAATGGGTACTGGCGGATTTATTTATCTGGCATCCCCTGCAACTGCTGCTGCGTCTGCCCTTACCGGTGAGATTACTGATCCGCGCGAAATCTGA
- a CDS encoding transcriptional regulator: protein MREKKPTGMSEKEYEIVELLRKLDINRPVALTLACLSSGEEITSREIEKNSSLRQPEVSIAMRYLKDNNWVDIREEKKTEGKGRPVKLYRLVTPLEDIVQSIEQRVLLESRYVLNNIEKLKRLA, encoded by the coding sequence ATGAGAGAGAAAAAACCAACTGGCATGAGTGAAAAGGAGTATGAGATCGTAGAACTGCTCAGGAAATTAGATATAAACAGACCTGTAGCCCTGACTCTTGCCTGCCTCTCCAGTGGAGAAGAAATAACCTCCCGTGAAATAGAAAAGAATTCCAGCCTCAGACAACCTGAAGTCAGTATTGCAATGAGATACCTTAAAGACAACAATTGGGTGGACATTCGGGAAGAAAAGAAAACAGAAGGAAAAGGCAGACCTGTTAAATTATACAGACTTGTCACACCACTGGAAGATATTGTGCAGAGCATTGAGCAGAGAGTGCTTCTTGAAAGCAGATACGTACTCAATAATATTGAAAAGCTGAAAAGGCTTGCATAA